GTAATAATGCACTTATTAGAGCAAAGACAACTCCAATGCCCGCAGAAGCAAAAAACATAAGACAAAATCTATTTAAACCAAGGATAATGGCTTCACTAGTGGTTGATGCATTATTGGATTCTAATACAGATGTAGTTAATACAATGGAAATTGCATCATTTAAAATGGATTCTCCAAAAACTAACATATTCAATACTGGATCCACATCTAAAGCATGAAATATAGCTACAGTAGCAACTGGATCTACTGCTGATATTAATGATCCAAATGCAAAACTTTCCACAAAACTGAGTTTATATGCTACTTGAGCTAATCCCAACAAATAAATTCCAGCACCAATAACAAATGCTGATATTGCTGTACCAAATATAGCAAAAACTAAAATGCTACCAATATTTTGAAAGAAATTTCCTTTATGCAAATTATATCCTGATTCAAATATAATAGGTGGAAGGAGTACAAGGAAAAAAGCAGTTGGAGAAAAGGCTTCCTCCTTTTTCCAATTAGCTATATTTTGATTTGACATAAGATTGATGATCATACCAATAGCTCCTCCCAAAAAAACAATTACTACTGATTCTGGTAAATACTGAAAATTTGTTTGTAGCATAAGATGTATAAGTAAAATGCCTAATGCTAAAACACAAAGAACAAAAAATATGGACATAGAACTattatgttcttcttctgctgaTCCCTTGTCGGGCAATACTGGTTCTGCTGGCATAATAGTTGTTGTGCTTGTATTTGTCGTATTACTAATATCTGAACTTTGCGATGGAACTGTGAAATCTGGTATAGAGCTTCCATTTTTATCATTAATGATATTTGTCGATACTGTGTTAACTCTTTCAGTGGTCTGATTATTAATGTCATGATCAGGTCGAATTGTACTCGTGGATGTATTTTGAGATTTAGTGTCTACTACGCTTGACACATTGGTATTTTGTTTTAAATCAAGGTTTCCAGATTTTACAGAAGTACTAGATTCTACTATATTTTCTTGCGTATCGGTTTGTAACGTGATATTCTTATTATCCGTGACATTTTCATATTTGAGGTTAAAACTTTCTTGCGTATACGACGCTGTAATACACGCACCAAAAacacaaaatattataaaaggAGTGAAACTTCTATATGCGTGTTTATTATTAACTGAAtacaaattcattttttaaaatatttttacattatCACACGATACTTATGTTCGTCTTGCTCTAATCACTTTAACATTGCAATGACAGAGCACAGCTGATCACAGAGTATTTCGATATCTCGCTATGCTCACGTCAGCAATACGACACGTGGTAGTAAAAAAAACTGGTTATTTGGTTTTGTTCGAGACCGATGAATTcatagaaattatttaaattattttctaaacttATAATGAAAAAAagctaatataatatataaaaatagtaaaaaaattGAACTAAATAATAAACATCTATAAAATTGTAACAATTATATTTTAAGAAAATTTCTACTTTCATAAAAAAAGTTGTACTATATTAAACGgacgattttatttattatgattATTCGTTACTTCTTTTCTATAGAAACAAATTCATTTTCATAACAATTTGGTAAACCATTGCGGCCAATTTCTGCTGTATGCACTGCATCTTTACCTAATCTTTGTTCAACTCCTTTCCAAGACCTATTATGTAAAAAGTCTGCCCCTGCTTTTCCAATTGCAACAACACCTAATAGAATTAAAATGACATTATTCgaattttaatgaatttttactgtttcatttttcTTATAACATGTAAATACCTGCTGAATTATTAATTGCCAAAGCATTCATATTATCTGAACATGGAGCATTTTCATCACAATTTCTAAGTTCACCAGTAATTAACGAAACATCCGAATTTTTTGTTGCTTTAAATTCAATATAATTCATTCCTCCAGGAAGTATTTGTCTAAAATCCATACAATACTCAGTGTATAATTCTCTTGAACTATTGAATGCTAATTCTACTTCATAAGGCATAAGTATTGGTTTCAAGAATTCTCTAGAATCAAATACTTCATTTTCAGGACATGTTATTACAACAAAAGCATCGATCTGTAAATATATAATGCATTTTTAGAGTATCAATCTTAATTAATATCTCTGCTGTTAGTATCCAACATACCTCTGGAAAATTAGCAAGTTTTGTTGGATTGATTTTACCAACGCTTAAAATATAAgattttttgttcttttttttaagaatatttttaaccattgttattattttaaggtaatctttAATACCTAATGTAGCTACAACAATACCAACAACATTTGCatctttcaatttttcaattaaGAACCTTCTTCTTTTTAACCATGGTGTATTTAAAGCATGAAACTCAATGACATTACTGTTATCAAAATAGTACCATTTTTTTGCAGGAATTGTTATAGCTAATATAGTGAATGTTTTTCCATCACTTCCAAGGAAAAATGCTTCATAATCCTCTATTTTATATTCTTTCTCTAATTTAAAACTTCTGCCTAAGATTACTGTAGATGAAATATCAGTTGTATCTGTGAATTCTACATTGGATGTACAGtttaatgaggaaaaaatcagaTTTTTGTAAATGGGATTCAATATTTCATGTATGCTTTCTGCAATTAAAATATGTTTATGGTTTAATGAATTGAATCGAGTattgcaatatttttttctttaatacTATTGAAGAACTTACCAATTTTATGTGCATACGCAAcatcataaaaaaataaaattctcttGGATCTATCCTCAAAACTAAATTTAAATTTGTCAATAACTTTTGTTATGTCAATTTTTTCCTTAGGTAAAACATGATATACAGGTAATCGAGCAGTAGGATTTAAACAAGCATGACCAAAATGTATTATACTATCTGCACAAATATGTTGAGCTGCTATTTCATCAACACAGCAACTACCACAAGTAGTATCTCCCAAAATGTATACTTTTTTATTGATACGGTTTTCCAGACGCAATGCTACTTCTACAGAATCAATCAAAAGATTATCAGGAAATTGTAGACACACCTGAAAGTATTCAATACCTATAAGGTT
The sequence above is a segment of the Colletes latitarsis isolate SP2378_abdomen chromosome 6, iyColLati1, whole genome shotgun sequence genome. Coding sequences within it:
- the Nhe1 gene encoding na[+]/H[+] hydrogen exchanger 1 isoform X1; the encoded protein is MNLYSVNNKHAYRSFTPFIIFCVFGACITASYTQESFNLKYENVTDNKNITLQTDTQENIVESSTSVKSGNLDLKQNTNVSSVVDTKSQNTSTSTIRPDHDINNQTTERVNTVSTNIINDKNGSSIPDFTVPSQSSDISNTTNTSTTTIMPAEPVLPDKGSAEEEHNSSMSIFFVLCVLALGILLIHLMLQTNFQYLPESVVIVFLGGAIGMIINLMSNQNIANWKKEEAFSPTAFFLVLLPPIIFESGYNLHKGNFFQNIGSILVFAIFGTAISAFVIGAGIYLLGLAQVAYKLSFVESFAFGSLISAVDPVATVAIFHALDVDPVLNMLVFGESILNDAISIVLTTSVLESNNASTTSEAIILGLNRFCLMFFASAGIGVVFALISALLLKHVDLRKNPSLEFGLMLVFTYAPYVLAEGIQLSGIMAILFNGIVMSHYTHFNLSTVTQITMQQTMRTLAFIAETCVFAYLGLALFSFRHRVEPALVVWSIILCLIGRAANIFPLALLVNRFREHQITRKMMFIMWFSGLRGAISYALSLHLDFSDETRHVIITTTLIIVLFTTLIFGGSTMPLLKFLRAEKKQKNNSRRKRKDKEISLSKTREWGQTIDSEHLSELTEEEIEVSFLQSRIRGFARWDLKFFIPFFTRRFTQQELKDCKSQMTDLTNQWYQAIRISPMESDDEVTTASTAQLNINLSGESRNQVHGKQNKGRPSHGSILKRTRIGKINSQIYISKLDELFRQLKVLMY
- the Nhe1 gene encoding na[+]/H[+] hydrogen exchanger 1 isoform X2, which translates into the protein MNLYSVNNKHAYRSFTPFIIFCVFGACITASYTQESFNLKYENVTDNKNITLQTDTQENIVESSTSVKSGNLDLKQNTNVSSVVDTKSQNTSTSTIRPDHDINNQTTERVNTVSTNIINDKNGSSIPDFTVPSQSSDISNTTNTSTTTIMPAEPVLPDKGSAEEEHNSSMSIFFVLCVLALGILLIHLMLQTNFQYLPESVVIVFLGGAIGMIINLMSNQNIANWKKEEAFSPTAFFLVLLPPIIFESGYNLHKGNFFQNIGSILVFAIFGTAISAFVIGAGIYLLGLAQVAYKLSFVESFAFGSLISAVDPVATVAIFHALDVDPVLNMLVFGESILNDAISIVLTTSVLESNNASTTSEAIILGLNRFCLMFFASAGIGVVFALISALLLKHVDLRKNPSLEFGLMLVFTYAPYVLAEGIQLSGIMAILFNGIVMSHYTHFNLSTVTQITMQQTMRTLAFIAETCVFAYLGLALFSFRHRVEPALVVWSIILCLIGRAANIFPLALLVNRFREHQITRKMMFIMWFSGLRGAISYALSLHLDFSDETRHVIITTTLIIVLFTTLIFGGSTMPLLKFLRAEKKQKNNSRRKRKDKEISLSKTREWGQTIDSEHLSELTEEEIEVSFLQSRIRGFARWDLKFFIPFFTRRFTQQELKDCKSQMTDLTNQWYQAIRISPMESDDEVTTASTAQLNINLSGESRNQVHGKQNKGRPSHGEDEDW
- the Dph2 gene encoding diphthamide biosynthesis 2, producing MISEITVKITKREMNDAIEDDPYDVEKCGKWVDACNLNKVCLQFPDNLLIDSVEVALRLENRINKKVYILGDTTCGSCCVDEIAAQHICADSIIHFGHACLNPTARLPVYHVLPKEKIDITKVIDKFKFSFEDRSKRILFFYDVAYAHKIESIHEILNPIYKNLIFSSLNCTSNVEFTDTTDISSTVILGRSFKLEKEYKIEDYEAFFLGSDGKTFTILAITIPAKKWYYFDNSNVIEFHALNTPWLKRRRFLIEKLKDANVVGIVVATLGIKDYLKIITMVKNILKKKNKKSYILSVGKINPTKLANFPEIDAFVVITCPENEVFDSREFLKPILMPYEVELAFNSSRELYTEYCMDFRQILPGGMNYIEFKATKNSDVSLITGELRNCDENAPCSDNMNALAINNSAGVVAIGKAGADFLHNRSWKGVEQRLGKDAVHTAEIGRNGLPNCYENEFVSIEKK